Proteins from a genomic interval of Nostoc sp. TCL240-02:
- a CDS encoding GNAT family N-acetyltransferase, translated as MRLRIYQIADTEEIMKLFYDTIHEVNIHDYTQEQVDAWAPANMDIDLWIKGLGSKFTYVAEENSKIIGFGELEANGHIDHFYCHKDFQRKGIGKKILEQLECKAKSLGIERLFTEASITAKPFFESQNFIVVKQQEVERRGQKLINFIMEKSI; from the coding sequence ATGAGATTAAGAATATACCAAATAGCTGATACCGAAGAAATTATGAAGTTGTTCTACGACACTATTCATGAAGTGAATATTCATGATTACACACAAGAACAAGTAGATGCTTGGGCACCAGCAAATATGGATATTGACCTTTGGATTAAAGGTTTAGGAAGTAAGTTTACTTATGTCGCAGAGGAAAATAGTAAAATTATCGGTTTTGGGGAACTAGAGGCTAATGGACATATTGACCATTTTTACTGTCATAAAGATTTTCAAAGAAAAGGGATTGGTAAAAAAATCTTAGAACAGCTTGAATGCAAAGCAAAGTCTTTAGGAATTGAAAGGTTATTTACAGAAGCTAGTATTACAGCTAAACCGTTTTTTGAAAGCCAGAATTTTATTGTTGTGAAACAGCAAGAGGTGGAACGGAGAGGGCAAAAACTGATAAATTTTATTATGGAAAAATCAATTTAA